The Stomoxys calcitrans chromosome 3, idStoCalc2.1, whole genome shotgun sequence genome includes a region encoding these proteins:
- the LOC131995750 gene encoding protein kinase 4, whose translation MAKMGKLTPEEEARNKMIMRERDRERKRVKRMNPEYRRMEQERDRDRKKARRSNEAFRQLEKLRDKIRKERKKGIIVDEAALAQQFSLVQPTPVEPEIIISDPVTAELQQQQQQQNAQPVRQDNQTTAQQQQQQQQQQQQQHHTPQQRRRIQHANSGNPSNVVNMVGGSTTSSTTTTTLTNVNNNNNNNMINLPTAAAGTNMVTANPTAAHMSQLNKGGLLYPPPNFPHHPLPIPGVALMPSLCHPILHQNLSASLYPQNGIKQEYNPVNENSGSSNNAHNNGQQSGSVGANNNDEHEMPMIEPEIILQTSSDVISAPHHFNNHAHAHHLHQQNMNMFSHMSPQAHMAAVHMRAHASAAAVSGNIPPPSASALVAVAVAAHHQQQQQQQQQQQQQQQQQQSQQHPASHANAMSQQQPPQQHQTQQQQ comes from the coding sequence CTTACGCCCGAAGAAGAAGCCCGCAACAAAATGATTATGCGCGAAAGAGATCGCGAGCGTAAACGAGTGAAACGCATGAATCCCGAATATCGTCGCATGGAACAGGAACGTGATCGTGATCGCAAGAAGGCACGACGATCCAATGAAGCTTTTCGACAGCTAGAGAAACTTCGTGATAAAATACGCAAAGAGCGTAAAAAGGGTATTATTGTGGATGAGGCGGCTTTGGCGCAGCAATTTAGTTTGGTACAGCCAACACCAGTGGAACCAGAAATTATTATATCGGATCCTGTAACGGCCGaactgcagcagcagcaacagcaacaaaatgcCCAACCAGTGCGTCAAGATAACCAAACAAcggcacaacaacaacagcaacaacaacagcagcagcagcaacagcatcatACACCACAACAGAGACGTCGCATACAACATGCAAATAGTGGGAACCCCAGCAATGTTGTCAATATGGTGGGTGGCAGCACAACAAGCAGTACAACCACAACAACCCTTACGAATgtcaataataataacaacaacaacatgataaATCTACCCACGGCAGCTGCTGGCACAAATATGGTCACAGCAAATCCTACCGCTGCCCATATGTCCCAATTGAACAAGGGCGGCCTGCTGTATCCACCGCCCAACTTTCCACATCATCCTTTGCCCATTCCCGGTGTAGCTTTAATGCCTTCATTGTGCCATCCAATATTACATCAAAATCTAAGTGCTTCTCTATATCCACAAAATGGTATTAAACAAGAATATAATCCTGTCAATGAGAATTCCGGCTCCTCGAACAACGCCCATAACAATGGCCAGCAATCTGGGTCCGTGGGAGCCAACAATAACGATGAGCATGAAATGCCCATGATCGAGCCGGAAATAATACTGCAGACTTCATCGGATGTTATATCGGCGCCGCATCATTTCAACAATCATGCCCATGCCCATCATTTGCATCAACAGAATATGAATATGTTTTCGCACATGTCGCCACAGGCCCATATGGCAGCGGTGCATATGCGTGCCCATGCCTCGGCAGCGGCAGTTTCGGGGAATATACCACCGCCCTCGGCTAGTGCCTTGGTAGCGGTTGCTGTGGCAGCTCaccatcaacagcagcagcaacagcagcagcaacagcaacagcagcagcagcaacaacaatctCAACAACATCCAGCATCACATGCGAATGCCATGTCCCAACAACAGCCACCGCAACAACATCaaacgcaacaacaacaataa